One Meriones unguiculatus strain TT.TT164.6M chromosome 5, Bangor_MerUng_6.1, whole genome shotgun sequence DNA segment encodes these proteins:
- the LOC132654142 gene encoding vomeronasal type-1 receptor 45-like, translating to MYQNSKLSTNNNLRNTFFSEIGIGISANSFLFLFYIFKFICGHRPRPTDVLIGLLAIIHLLMLMFIAFIAMDIFISLRGWDDIICKLIVYLYRIFRGLSLCTTSLLSVLQAIILSPRSSCLAKIKHKSHYYISCALLFLSVLYMLNSSHLLVSIIATPNLTRNNFMYVTRSCSILPMSNHMKSTFSKLLAIREAFLISVMVISTWYMVALLCRHRKQAWHLHSTRLSPKASPEQRANRTFLLLMSFFVLMSVLDGFISCSRSMFLNDPTSYYIQLFVGHFYATVSPFVFLSTEKHVVNLFR from the exons ATGTATCAGAACAGCAAACTGTCCACTAACAATAACCTCAGAAACAC ttttttttctgaaattggcattggaatctcagccaacagcttcctttttctcttctacatcttcaagttcatttGTGGGCACAGGCCCAGACCCACTGATGTGCTCATTGGTCTGCTGGCCAtaatccacctactgatgctaatgttcatagcattcatagccatggacatttttatttctttgaggggatgggatgacatcatatgtaaactcattgtctacctgtacagaatttttagaggtctctcactttgtaccaccagcctgctgagtgtcctccaggccatcatcctcagtcccagaagctctTGTTTAGCCAAGATCAAGCACAAATCTCACTATTACATCTCATGTGcacttctttttctgagtgtcctctatatgctcaatagcagtcacctcttagtatcgattattgccactcctaatttgactaggaataacttcatgtatgttactaggtcctgttccatcctacccatgagtaaccacatgaaaagcacattttctaaactgctggccatcagggaagcctttcttattagtgttatggtcatctcaacttggtacatggtggctctcttgtgcaggcacaggaagcaggcctggcatcttcacagcaccaggctttccccaaaagcatccccagagcaaagagctaacaggaccttccttctgctcatgagcttcttcgtgttgatgtctgtcttggatggctttatctcctgctcaagaaGCATGTTCCTAAATGATCCAACATCTTACTATATCCAACTCTTTGTGGGCCACttctatgccacagtcagcccttttgtgttcttgagcactgaaaaacatgttgttaacttgttcagg